In Pseudodesulfovibrio sp. JC047, the following proteins share a genomic window:
- a CDS encoding ATP-dependent Clp protease adaptor ClpS yields MSNPFSGDRFEAEVFDEREVREPRKYKVLLHNDDYTTMDFVVEILVRVFRRNEAQATAIMLSVHNKGYGVCGTYTAEVAETKVDLVHRLAKSAGFPLKCSMEGE; encoded by the coding sequence ATGAGTAACCCTTTTTCTGGCGACCGGTTCGAGGCTGAAGTTTTTGATGAGCGAGAAGTTCGAGAGCCTCGAAAGTACAAGGTCCTATTGCATAATGATGATTATACGACCATGGATTTCGTGGTTGAAATATTGGTTCGGGTGTTTCGTCGAAACGAAGCACAGGCGACGGCCATCATGCTTTCCGTCCACAACAAAGGGTACGGAGTATGCGGTACATATACTGCCGAAGTGGCTGAAACTAAAGTCGATCTGGTGCACAGGCTGGCAAAAAGCGCAGGCTTTCCGCTCAAGTGCAGCATGGAAGGTGAATAG
- the clpA gene encoding ATP-dependent Clp protease ATP-binding subunit ClpA, with amino-acid sequence MLSKELESALTAAVNEVKRRNHEFLTLEHLLYAISIEELGEEILAACGAEMDHLRDQLGRFFAENMESLPEGTESEVIQTLGVRRVLQRAVWQKKASGKTTVDVGDVLAAMFDEEDSYAVYFLRTHDVSRLDILEVISHGMSMGEEWSDLDEDSPTKSNPFEARPGEKKSPLKEYAVNLTERAAEGLIDPLIGRGPELERTVQVLSRRRKNNPIFVGDPGVGKTAMAEGLALMVVEGNVPKDFLNAEIYSLDMGALLAGTKYRGDFEARLKGVLAELKQNKDAVLFVDEIHTIVGAGSVSGGSMDASNILKPLLQSGEIRCIGSTTFEEYKNHFEKDRALSRRFQKIEIAEPTVEETVAILKGLKPHYEEFHGVNYTHFALKAAAELSERHITDRFLPDKAIDVMDEAGALYKLSSRTRKGDRISVADIEKVVARMARIPARRLTVSDRARLQNLETDLKGVVFGQDEAVTALSQSIKRSRAGMRQAGRPVGSFLLTGPTGVGKTELARQLADVLGISFLRFDMSEYMEKHAVARLIGAPPGYVGFDQGGLLTEGVRKKPHCVVLFDEIEKAHPDVFNILLQVMDYATLTDNNGRKADFRHVILLMTSNAGAREMAKGAIGFKRNESADRQGGVMKALEKLFSPEFRNRLDSIVTFKALEQPVMELIVDKFIKELNDQLQDRRVFVTLTDTARSYLADVGHDATMGARPMGRAIQTEIKDVIADELLFGSLMKGGVVTVDHTTGKKQGESSAGELVFSYEAVGKKQ; translated from the coding sequence ATGCTCAGCAAGGAACTTGAAAGTGCATTGACGGCCGCTGTCAATGAGGTGAAGCGCAGAAATCATGAATTTCTGACATTGGAACATCTGTTGTATGCCATTTCCATTGAGGAACTGGGAGAGGAGATTCTGGCGGCTTGCGGTGCCGAAATGGACCATCTCAGGGACCAGCTTGGCCGGTTTTTTGCGGAGAATATGGAATCTTTGCCCGAAGGAACGGAATCCGAGGTCATTCAGACACTTGGCGTTCGTCGAGTCCTGCAACGGGCCGTTTGGCAGAAAAAAGCGTCCGGCAAGACCACGGTTGACGTGGGTGATGTGCTGGCCGCCATGTTTGACGAAGAGGATTCATACGCCGTGTATTTTTTGCGGACCCACGATGTATCCCGCCTGGATATCCTTGAGGTCATTTCTCATGGCATGTCCATGGGTGAAGAATGGAGCGACTTGGATGAAGACTCCCCCACCAAATCCAATCCGTTTGAGGCCCGACCGGGTGAAAAGAAGAGTCCTCTCAAGGAATATGCGGTGAATCTGACGGAACGGGCGGCGGAAGGATTGATCGATCCGCTCATTGGTCGAGGACCAGAGCTTGAACGGACCGTGCAGGTTTTGTCTCGTCGTCGGAAGAACAATCCCATTTTTGTGGGTGATCCCGGTGTTGGTAAAACCGCCATGGCCGAAGGGTTGGCCCTGATGGTGGTCGAAGGCAATGTTCCCAAGGATTTTCTCAATGCGGAAATTTACAGCCTCGACATGGGGGCTTTGCTTGCTGGAACCAAATATCGTGGAGATTTTGAAGCACGTCTCAAGGGGGTCTTGGCTGAACTCAAGCAGAACAAGGACGCTGTCCTGTTTGTGGATGAGATTCACACGATCGTGGGAGCCGGGTCTGTCAGCGGCGGTAGCATGGATGCGTCAAATATCTTGAAACCGCTGCTGCAATCCGGTGAGATTCGGTGCATCGGGTCAACGACTTTCGAAGAGTACAAGAATCATTTTGAAAAGGATCGAGCGTTGTCTCGCCGGTTCCAGAAAATTGAGATTGCCGAACCGACCGTGGAAGAGACTGTTGCCATTCTCAAAGGCTTGAAACCGCACTATGAAGAATTTCACGGTGTGAATTATACGCATTTTGCCTTGAAAGCCGCAGCGGAATTGTCAGAGCGACATATTACTGATCGTTTCTTGCCGGATAAGGCCATTGACGTCATGGACGAGGCCGGTGCCTTGTATAAGTTGTCGTCCCGAACTCGTAAGGGTGATCGTATTTCGGTGGCTGATATCGAAAAGGTCGTGGCGCGGATGGCTCGGATTCCGGCCCGTCGTCTGACAGTGTCCGATAGGGCGAGACTCCAGAATCTTGAAACGGACCTGAAGGGTGTGGTCTTTGGGCAGGATGAGGCTGTGACCGCGTTGTCCCAGTCCATCAAACGTTCTCGGGCCGGAATGCGACAGGCGGGGCGTCCGGTGGGCAGTTTCCTTTTGACCGGCCCCACAGGTGTCGGCAAGACCGAACTTGCTCGTCAATTGGCCGATGTCCTCGGGATCAGTTTTTTGCGTTTTGATATGTCTGAATACATGGAAAAACACGCTGTAGCTCGCCTCATTGGGGCCCCTCCGGGCTATGTCGGATTTGACCAGGGCGGTCTTTTGACCGAAGGCGTGCGGAAAAAACCGCATTGTGTGGTGCTGTTCGATGAGATCGAAAAAGCGCATCCCGATGTGTTCAATATCTTGCTTCAGGTCATGGACTACGCGACCTTGACCGATAACAACGGGCGCAAGGCCGATTTTCGGCATGTGATTCTGCTTATGACCTCCAATGCTGGAGCGCGTGAGATGGCCAAGGGAGCGATCGGGTTCAAGCGCAACGAATCCGCTGATCGGCAGGGTGGAGTCATGAAGGCCTTGGAAAAGTTGTTCAGCCCGGAATTTCGGAATAGACTGGATTCTATCGTGACATTTAAGGCGTTGGAACAGCCGGTTATGGAGCTGATCGTGGACAAGTTTATCAAAGAACTGAATGATCAGTTGCAGGATCGACGCGTGTTCGTGACGCTCACGGACACGGCTCGGTCATATTTGGCGGATGTCGGGCATGACGCGACCATGGGGGCGCGTCCCATGGGCCGGGCGATTCAGACGGAAATCAAGGATGTCATTGCGGATGAATTGCTCTTTGGCTCCCTGATGAAAGGCGGTGTCGTGACCGTCGATCACACCACGGGTAAAAAACAGGGCGAATCTTCCGCTGGCGAATTGGTGTTTTCTTATGAAGCTGTTGGTAAAAAACAATAA
- the aat gene encoding leucyl/phenylalanyl-tRNA--protein transferase, producing MTIYRLFDEPVFPDPEEADPDGLLAVGGDLSPQRLVNAYANGIFPWYGDDSPILWWSTNPRLVLFPKELHVSRSLRRVLNKKTFTFTMDTQFSSVIRQCACCPRPEQEGSWIVEDMVDAYVTLHELGFAHSVEAWQGETLVGGLYGVALGSVFYGESMFYHVPDASKAAFAVLVAQLERWGFNLIDCQQTTHHLLRFGAREVQRYEFLQKVREGLECPSRSGGWTFDGPA from the coding sequence ATGACAATCTATCGACTTTTTGACGAACCGGTCTTTCCGGACCCGGAAGAGGCTGACCCTGACGGTTTGCTGGCTGTGGGAGGCGACCTCAGTCCCCAACGGCTCGTGAATGCCTATGCCAATGGAATTTTTCCCTGGTACGGAGATGATTCTCCCATCTTGTGGTGGTCAACCAATCCTCGTTTGGTCCTTTTTCCCAAAGAACTGCATGTGTCGCGCAGTCTGCGGCGTGTGCTGAATAAAAAGACGTTTACCTTTACCATGGATACCCAATTCAGTTCGGTCATTCGGCAGTGTGCATGCTGTCCTCGACCTGAGCAGGAAGGGTCCTGGATTGTGGAGGACATGGTAGACGCCTATGTGACGTTGCATGAGCTGGGTTTTGCGCATAGCGTTGAAGCGTGGCAGGGAGAGACCTTGGTCGGAGGGCTGTATGGAGTGGCACTTGGTTCGGTTTTTTATGGGGAATCCATGTTTTATCACGTGCCGGATGCGTCGAAGGCCGCGTTTGCCGTTTTGGTTGCCCAGCTCGAAAGATGGGGATTCAATCTGATTGATTGTCAGCAGACAACACATCATCTTCTTCGATTTGGCGCACGAGAAGTGCAGCGGTATGAATTCCTTCAAAAGGTTCGAGAAGGATTGGAATGTCCTTCCCGAAGTGGCGGATGGACTTTTGATGGCCCGGCGTAG
- the uvrB gene encoding excinuclease ABC subunit UvrB, with the protein MPDFKLVSDYTLKGDQPDAVAELVHGLQSGVRDQVLLGATGTGKTFTMANVVATLNRPALILAPNKTLAAQLYTEFRGLFPDNAVEYFVSYYDYYQPEAYLPHSDVYIEKDSSINDNIDKLRHAATHALLTRKDVLIIASVSCIYGLGSPDFYAKMVIPVEEGQTMTMESLLGRLVEIHYERNDYDFHRGTFRVRGDVVEIIPAYSREKALRIEFFGDEIDSISETDPLTGEVKDRLRKTVIYPGSHFVSDRDNLDRATRDIRDELQLRLSDLKKRQKLVEAQRLEQRTMYDLETIEELGYCGGIENYSLHLDGRHVGQPPATLLDYFPDDFILFVDESHIALPQVGGMFKGDRSRKTTLVDFGFRLPSALDNRPLNYEEFQERIKQAVYVSATPGHLELDLAQGVVVEQIIRPTGLVDPEIEVRKTHGQIDDLLSECKKRHAMDERVLVTTLTKRMAEDLNEYLNQMGVESKYLHSDIDTLERMAIIQSLRAGEFSVLVGINLLREGLDIPEVSMVAILDADKEGFLRSARSLIQTFGRAARNVDGKVILYADKVTDSMASAMDETERRRQKQQEHNTLHGITPTTIRKKVDNLFGELSGVTLGPATVGLAAEDAAQYGADPKTLQKNIKRLERDMREAAKELEFERAAELRDRVAMLQERILELG; encoded by the coding sequence ATGCCTGATTTTAAACTTGTCAGTGACTATACTCTGAAAGGCGACCAGCCGGATGCTGTCGCCGAACTCGTTCATGGCTTGCAAAGTGGGGTGCGCGATCAGGTCTTGCTGGGCGCGACCGGAACAGGCAAGACCTTTACCATGGCCAACGTGGTGGCGACATTGAATCGTCCCGCGTTGATTCTTGCGCCGAACAAGACGCTGGCTGCCCAGTTGTATACGGAATTTCGTGGGTTGTTTCCCGACAACGCGGTTGAATATTTTGTCAGTTATTATGACTATTACCAGCCGGAAGCCTATCTTCCACACTCCGATGTGTATATTGAAAAGGATTCGTCCATCAATGACAATATCGATAAACTGCGTCATGCCGCCACCCATGCTTTGCTGACCCGCAAGGACGTCCTCATCATCGCTTCTGTTTCCTGTATCTATGGCCTTGGTTCCCCGGATTTTTATGCCAAGATGGTGATTCCCGTGGAAGAGGGGCAGACCATGACCATGGAATCATTGCTTGGGCGGTTGGTGGAAATCCATTATGAACGCAATGACTATGATTTTCATCGCGGAACCTTTCGTGTGCGTGGCGATGTTGTTGAAATCATTCCCGCGTACAGTCGGGAAAAGGCCCTGAGGATTGAGTTCTTCGGGGATGAAATAGACTCCATTTCCGAGACAGACCCTTTGACGGGTGAAGTCAAGGATCGACTCAGGAAAACGGTTATTTATCCGGGCAGTCACTTCGTGTCTGATCGGGATAATCTGGATCGAGCCACACGGGACATTCGGGATGAATTGCAGCTTCGGTTGAGCGATCTCAAAAAACGGCAGAAGCTGGTCGAAGCGCAACGGCTTGAACAGCGGACCATGTATGACCTCGAAACGATCGAGGAACTTGGATATTGTGGTGGTATTGAAAATTATTCATTGCATTTGGACGGACGGCATGTCGGTCAGCCTCCGGCGACGTTGCTGGATTATTTCCCTGATGATTTCATTTTGTTTGTGGATGAATCGCATATTGCCTTGCCTCAGGTCGGGGGTATGTTCAAGGGCGATCGATCCCGGAAGACCACTTTGGTTGATTTCGGGTTTCGACTGCCGTCGGCATTGGATAACCGGCCTTTGAATTATGAAGAATTTCAAGAGCGTATCAAGCAGGCCGTCTATGTGTCCGCCACGCCCGGTCATTTGGAGCTGGATCTGGCCCAGGGGGTTGTGGTGGAGCAGATTATTCGGCCTACCGGGTTGGTTGATCCAGAAATAGAGGTTCGAAAGACGCACGGACAGATTGACGACTTGCTGTCGGAATGTAAAAAAAGACACGCAATGGATGAGCGGGTGCTGGTCACGACGTTGACCAAGCGCATGGCCGAAGACTTGAACGAGTATCTGAACCAGATGGGCGTGGAGTCCAAGTACCTGCATTCGGATATCGACACCCTTGAGCGCATGGCGATTATTCAGTCGCTCCGGGCCGGTGAATTTTCCGTGCTCGTCGGGATCAATTTGCTTCGGGAGGGATTGGATATTCCTGAAGTGTCCATGGTGGCTATTTTGGATGCCGACAAGGAAGGTTTTTTACGGTCGGCTCGTTCGCTGATCCAGACATTTGGACGGGCGGCGAGGAATGTTGACGGCAAGGTTATTCTTTATGCGGACAAGGTCACGGATTCCATGGCTTCGGCAATGGATGAAACCGAACGCAGACGTCAGAAACAGCAGGAACACAATACGTTGCACGGGATTACGCCGACAACGATTCGCAAGAAAGTGGATAATCTGTTTGGCGAATTGAGTGGAGTGACTCTCGGACCGGCCACGGTCGGTCTGGCGGCGGAAGACGCGGCGCAGTATGGAGCCGATCCAAAGACTTTGCAGAAGAATATCAAGCGGCTTGAGCGGGACATGCGTGAGGCGGCCAAAGAGTTGGAATTCGAGCGGGCAGCGGAACTCAGGGACCGAGTTGCCATGCTTCAAGAGCGAATCCTTGAGCTGGGGTAG
- a CDS encoding potassium channel protein — protein MIERVHRRMLRLRSKLGSFWSVVLGVVYLLFIFMVGICFYMTYEHWDFISSFYMMVITLSTVGFMEVNQLSEEGRLFTAFLIMAGVGGFVYIAGAFAQILIDGRLQILWGKRKMMKEIHQLRDHFIVCGHGRIGSIVVQEIAAEGHDIVVIEHSPELIDKMEQDGILCIEGDATSDEVLLSAGLLHARSLISALSSEAANVYVTLTGRQLNPGINIVARAGDKSHISRLELAGADRVVLPHFIGGVRMAQNVLRPTVTNFMELAVRGGIDLQMEELLVSPASELVSQNLIESKIRPRFNLIVIAIKKSSGDMVFNPGPREVIDANDTLLAVGKKLNLEEIKEIL, from the coding sequence ATGATTGAGAGAGTCCATCGACGAATGCTTCGTCTGAGGTCGAAACTCGGCTCGTTTTGGAGTGTCGTCCTTGGTGTGGTGTATCTCTTGTTTATTTTCATGGTGGGAATTTGCTTTTACATGACCTATGAGCATTGGGACTTTATTAGTTCCTTTTACATGATGGTCATCACGCTTTCCACTGTCGGGTTCATGGAAGTCAATCAGCTTTCGGAAGAAGGACGATTGTTCACGGCTTTTTTGATTATGGCCGGTGTTGGCGGTTTTGTGTATATCGCTGGTGCATTCGCTCAAATCCTGATTGACGGTCGTTTGCAAATATTATGGGGTAAGCGCAAGATGATGAAAGAAATACATCAATTGAGGGATCATTTTATCGTCTGTGGGCACGGTCGTATCGGTAGTATCGTGGTTCAGGAAATTGCGGCTGAAGGGCATGATATCGTGGTGATCGAGCATTCCCCCGAGTTGATTGACAAGATGGAGCAGGATGGCATTTTGTGTATCGAAGGGGATGCCACGAGCGATGAAGTCTTGTTGAGTGCCGGATTGCTTCATGCCAGATCGCTTATTTCCGCTTTGTCCAGCGAAGCGGCTAACGTCTACGTGACGTTGACCGGGCGTCAACTGAACCCGGGTATCAATATTGTGGCCCGTGCCGGGGACAAATCACATATTTCTCGTTTGGAATTGGCTGGGGCCGATAGGGTGGTGCTCCCTCATTTTATTGGTGGGGTGCGCATGGCACAGAATGTCTTGCGCCCGACAGTGACCAACTTCATGGAGTTGGCTGTCCGTGGCGGCATTGATCTTCAAATGGAGGAACTGCTGGTTTCTCCTGCGTCAGAACTGGTAAGCCAAAATCTTATCGAGTCCAAAATTCGTCCTCGATTCAATTTGATTGTTATTGCGATCAAGAAATCCTCTGGTGACATGGTGTTTAATCCTGGTCCCAGGGAAGTGATTGACGCAAATGATACGCTTTTGGCGGTCGGCAAGAAGTTGAATCTCGAAGAAATTAAAGAAATCTTATAA
- the ligA gene encoding NAD-dependent DNA ligase LigA, translating into MALKDVTERVALLREKIERHNHLYYVQDAPEISDAEYDALFRELAGLEAEYPELDDSNSPTKRVGGKPAEGFTPYEHALRLYSLDNGMDLDAWYSFTERVSKAVGQQNIEYWADPKMDGLAMEVIYEQGRFVRAATRGDGLIGEEVTHNMRTVMNLPLVLRGDAVPELLEVRGEVVMSNRDFAALNHRQEEAGNKVFANPRNAAAGSIRQLDPKVAASRPLRFLGYGIGRVEWTDGSAEEWTTQKAVMDGLKDLGFAIPPEAKVCASSREVAEYFEVLKEQRAGLPFEIDGVVAKVNDRELQEELGYTARAPRWALALKFPALQTKTRLNSIRIQVGRTGVLTPVAELDPVELAGVVVSKATLHNKGYIEERDFRVGDTVLIQRAGDVIPQVLSVDLDARPASAEPYVFPTHCPVCQSAAKEDGEAVRCTNPLCPAKTVQRIIHFVSKAGLDMEGVGKKWVQKLVEDDVLTSPAELFALEKTDLLKYERMGDKSAENFMAAIAKARKEAPLWRFIAGLGIRHVGEQTAKTLAADFDDLDAISTVTREELQDLDDVGPIVADSVSDFMQSAETQAMFDRFKELGFWPTRGTKEPVSGSRLLDGKVFIFTGTLPVKRSEAQAMAEAQGGGISKTISKKVDYVVAGEKAGSKIAKAEKLGLEIIDFETFTGLLGQKKEKRQMTLLDY; encoded by the coding sequence ATGGCTTTAAAAGACGTTACTGAACGCGTTGCTTTGCTGCGCGAAAAAATCGAGCGGCACAATCATTTGTATTATGTGCAGGATGCTCCTGAAATCAGCGATGCCGAATACGACGCATTGTTTCGCGAATTGGCTGGATTGGAAGCGGAATATCCTGAATTGGATGATTCCAATTCTCCAACCAAGCGGGTGGGCGGAAAACCGGCTGAAGGGTTTACTCCGTATGAACACGCCCTGCGGTTGTACAGTTTGGACAACGGCATGGACCTTGATGCGTGGTATAGTTTTACTGAGCGGGTCTCCAAGGCCGTTGGGCAACAGAATATCGAGTATTGGGCTGACCCCAAAATGGATGGATTGGCCATGGAGGTCATTTACGAACAGGGACGTTTTGTCCGGGCCGCCACGCGAGGTGATGGACTGATCGGTGAAGAGGTGACGCATAACATGCGAACGGTCATGAATCTTCCTCTTGTCTTGCGGGGAGATGCCGTTCCAGAATTGCTGGAAGTCCGTGGCGAAGTCGTCATGTCGAACCGTGATTTTGCCGCTTTGAACCATCGGCAGGAAGAAGCTGGAAACAAGGTTTTTGCGAATCCTCGGAATGCTGCGGCAGGGAGTATTCGCCAACTCGATCCCAAAGTTGCGGCATCGCGACCGCTTCGTTTTTTGGGATATGGTATCGGGCGGGTTGAGTGGACGGATGGATCTGCCGAGGAATGGACGACGCAGAAAGCGGTCATGGATGGATTGAAGGACCTAGGGTTTGCCATCCCTCCGGAAGCGAAGGTCTGTGCTTCGAGTCGTGAGGTTGCTGAGTATTTCGAAGTACTCAAAGAGCAACGCGCGGGCTTGCCGTTTGAGATTGATGGCGTGGTCGCCAAGGTCAATGATCGGGAATTGCAGGAAGAGCTTGGATATACCGCTCGTGCTCCCCGTTGGGCCTTGGCCTTGAAATTTCCGGCCCTTCAGACCAAGACCCGATTGAACAGCATCCGTATTCAGGTTGGTCGGACTGGAGTCTTGACGCCTGTTGCCGAATTGGACCCTGTGGAACTGGCCGGTGTGGTCGTGTCCAAGGCCACTTTGCACAACAAGGGGTATATTGAAGAGCGTGATTTTCGCGTCGGTGATACCGTGCTCATTCAGCGGGCCGGGGATGTTATTCCGCAGGTCTTGTCTGTTGATCTCGATGCACGTCCGGCGTCTGCCGAACCATATGTTTTCCCGACGCACTGCCCCGTCTGTCAGAGTGCGGCCAAAGAGGACGGCGAGGCGGTGCGGTGTACCAATCCCCTCTGTCCGGCCAAAACCGTGCAGCGCATTATCCATTTTGTGTCCAAGGCTGGATTGGATATGGAAGGCGTGGGGAAAAAATGGGTGCAGAAATTGGTCGAAGATGACGTTTTGACATCTCCCGCCGAGTTGTTCGCTCTGGAAAAGACCGATCTGTTGAAATATGAACGGATGGGTGACAAATCCGCTGAAAATTTCATGGCGGCCATTGCCAAGGCCCGCAAGGAAGCCCCTTTGTGGCGATTTATTGCCGGGCTTGGGATTCGCCATGTCGGAGAGCAGACTGCGAAAACGTTAGCTGCGGATTTTGATGATCTGGATGCCATCAGTACGGTGACCCGTGAGGAGTTGCAGGACTTGGATGATGTCGGGCCGATCGTGGCGGACAGTGTGTCTGATTTCATGCAGAGCGCAGAGACACAGGCCATGTTCGATCGTTTCAAGGAGTTGGGATTCTGGCCGACTAGGGGGACGAAAGAACCAGTCTCTGGTTCGCGTCTTTTGGACGGGAAGGTTTTCATTTTTACCGGCACTTTGCCTGTGAAGCGCAGTGAGGCGCAGGCCATGGCTGAAGCGCAGGGCGGAGGCATTTCGAAGACCATTTCAAAGAAAGTCGATTATGTCGTGGCTGGTGAAAAGGCTGGGTCGAAGATTGCCAAGGCAGAGAAGCTCGGCCTTGAAATTATTGACTTCGAGACTTTCACGGGTTTACTCGGTCAGAAGAAAGAAAAAAGACAGATGACGCTGCTGGACTACTAA
- the dapB gene encoding 4-hydroxy-tetrahydrodipicolinate reductase, with translation MATNVVVLGAKGRMGTTLVNLALADTELNLVGVCEREGNAGGLNYDGCLTADCLDDLLPKVPGAVIVDFTAPESSVAMAKIAAKYGNPAVIGTTGFDPDQLAELEILAKEIPLFWAPNMSVGVNVLLKVLPELVKALGEDYDMEMVETHHKMKKDSPSGTALKLAQCLAEARGWEYDDVKKHCRDGIIGERPHKEIGVQTLRGGDVVGDHTMYFFGPGERIEVTHRAHSRETFASGALRAAKWLSEQQPGSLYAMADIF, from the coding sequence ATGGCTACCAATGTTGTCGTACTGGGCGCAAAAGGGCGTATGGGCACCACGCTGGTCAATCTGGCTCTGGCGGATACCGAATTGAATCTCGTCGGCGTATGTGAGCGAGAGGGAAATGCTGGCGGTCTGAATTATGACGGCTGTTTGACGGCCGATTGTCTGGACGACTTGCTTCCCAAAGTCCCTGGTGCCGTGATTGTTGATTTCACGGCTCCGGAATCCTCTGTCGCCATGGCGAAAATCGCGGCAAAATATGGCAATCCGGCGGTGATTGGAACGACCGGGTTCGATCCAGACCAACTGGCTGAACTTGAGATTCTTGCCAAGGAAATTCCGCTTTTTTGGGCACCCAACATGTCTGTTGGCGTGAATGTCTTGCTCAAGGTCCTGCCTGAACTCGTCAAGGCGTTGGGTGAGGACTATGACATGGAAATGGTCGAGACCCATCACAAGATGAAAAAGGATTCTCCGAGCGGAACGGCCCTGAAATTGGCGCAATGTCTGGCCGAGGCCCGAGGCTGGGAATACGATGATGTCAAGAAACACTGTCGTGACGGTATTATCGGTGAACGGCCTCACAAGGAGATTGGTGTCCAGACCCTTCGCGGCGGTGATGTCGTGGGCGATCATACCATGTATTTCTTTGGTCCGGGTGAGCGCATCGAGGTCACGCACCGGGCACATTCTCGCGAGACCTTTGCTTCTGGCGCGTTACGTGCGGCAAAATGGTTGTCAGAACAGCAACCCGGTTCGCTGTATGCCATGGCCGACATCTTCTAG
- the cls gene encoding cardiolipin synthase, producing the protein MELSFLLWLVSLFYTVMEITAVITAVIAIHDTRTPQGAVAWAISLVTFPLLALPLYWIFGRSKFHGYVDAIRTGQKEFLRLIGDAHDIPAIRHLHERKQPHAPRTVFETLSGIPYLGGNALELYTDGTSTFDAIFAGIEKATKYVLLQFYIVHDDMLGNRLKTLLIRKAQEGVRIHFLYDEIGCHSTLATYWQSMRDAGIEACPFHTTKGRHNRFQLNFRNHRKIVIVDGQTAFVGGHNVGDEYLGISTQFKGWRDTHIRVNGPGVLGVQLSFAKDWYWATRHLLDLDLTMPTPVGNAEVLALGTGPEDALESCSLMFIRAIEAAQHRFWTASPYFVPDSAVMKAIQLAALRGVDIRIMLPEKADHQLVYLAGFACLKELDLPNVRVFRYTEGFLHQKVFLVDDILAGVGTANLDNRSFRLNFEITMLIEDDNFCAKMETMFLEDFTHCVETIPNEIDAKNFIQKTCIKCARLLSPIL; encoded by the coding sequence ATGGAACTTTCATTTCTACTCTGGCTGGTCAGCCTTTTTTACACTGTCATGGAAATCACGGCAGTGATAACCGCAGTTATTGCAATTCACGACACCCGCACGCCACAGGGAGCTGTGGCCTGGGCCATTTCGCTGGTCACATTTCCACTGCTCGCTCTCCCATTATACTGGATTTTCGGACGATCGAAATTCCATGGGTATGTTGACGCCATCCGGACCGGGCAAAAAGAATTCCTCCGACTCATTGGCGATGCGCACGACATCCCGGCCATTCGCCATCTCCATGAACGTAAACAACCGCACGCACCACGCACGGTCTTTGAGACACTCTCCGGCATCCCATATCTCGGTGGAAACGCATTGGAATTGTATACGGATGGTACTTCCACATTTGATGCCATCTTCGCAGGGATCGAAAAAGCGACCAAATACGTGCTGCTCCAATTCTACATTGTTCATGACGACATGCTGGGCAATCGGCTCAAAACACTCTTGATCCGCAAGGCGCAGGAAGGCGTCCGTATCCATTTCCTCTACGATGAAATAGGCTGTCATTCAACGCTGGCCACCTATTGGCAAAGTATGCGTGACGCCGGTATTGAAGCCTGTCCATTTCATACCACCAAAGGACGACACAATCGATTCCAACTCAATTTCAGAAACCATCGAAAAATTGTTATTGTAGATGGTCAGACCGCTTTTGTCGGCGGGCATAACGTCGGGGACGAATACCTCGGAATATCCACACAATTCAAAGGATGGCGCGACACCCATATCCGCGTAAACGGCCCGGGCGTTCTCGGTGTTCAACTCTCTTTTGCCAAGGATTGGTATTGGGCGACGCGTCATCTGCTTGATCTGGATCTGACCATGCCGACTCCAGTAGGAAACGCAGAAGTTCTGGCCCTCGGCACCGGCCCGGAAGATGCTCTGGAATCCTGCTCGCTCATGTTCATCCGAGCCATTGAAGCCGCACAACATCGTTTCTGGACAGCCAGTCCCTATTTCGTCCCGGACAGCGCGGTCATGAAAGCCATCCAACTGGCCGCCCTGCGAGGTGTGGACATCCGCATCATGCTCCCGGAAAAGGCCGACCATCAACTGGTCTATCTGGCGGGATTTGCCTGTCTCAAGGAACTGGACCTACCCAATGTCCGTGTTTTCCGCTACACCGAGGGATTTCTTCACCAAAAGGTCTTTCTCGTGGATGACATCCTGGCTGGTGTCGGCACCGCCAACCTGGACAATCGCTCATTCCGATTGAACTTCGAAATCACCATGCTCATAGAGGATGACAATTTCTGCGCGAAAATGGAAACAATGTTTCTGGAAGACTTCACGCACTGTGTCGAAACCATTCCCAACGAAATCGACGCAAAAAACTTCATCCAGAAAACATGCATCAAATGCGCCCGGCTCTTGTCTCCGATCCTGTAA